The Paenibacillus tianjinensis genome has a window encoding:
- a CDS encoding GDSL-type esterase/lipase family protein — protein sequence MKDSKWTWRSVSLISIAATIILIVGFVSAVGDILNPQGEALSTALPQQTAVPTAAAGDSMRILALGDSLAKGTGDNDGSGFVKRTLDGLSADGGYAELLGNMGINGLTTAGLQTKLKEEGVRYALRQANIILVSIGGNDLFRGSDILGESTEGQGPATPGPSPSAAAEKQDTVSSVHATGIIDGKNSALVTSTPKPNEAELTPESLLAALPDAAKRLGEILQTISEINPQAQIFYVGLYNPFGDIKDLLVPGNQAATAWNNAAMDIINTHSNMTLVPTFDLFNRHLDKYLSGDHFHPNGDGYQRISERIIQAVR from the coding sequence TTGAAAGATTCCAAATGGACCTGGCGAAGTGTGAGCCTGATTTCCATAGCAGCAACAATAATATTGATTGTGGGATTTGTTTCTGCAGTAGGCGATATTCTTAACCCGCAGGGAGAAGCTCTGTCAACCGCTTTACCTCAGCAGACAGCAGTTCCTACTGCGGCAGCCGGAGATTCGATGAGGATTCTCGCGCTGGGTGATTCGCTTGCTAAGGGAACGGGTGACAACGACGGAAGCGGTTTTGTTAAGCGTACGCTGGACGGTTTGTCGGCTGACGGAGGATATGCCGAGCTCCTTGGCAATATGGGGATTAACGGACTGACAACGGCCGGACTGCAAACCAAACTTAAGGAAGAGGGCGTCCGTTACGCCCTGCGGCAGGCTAATATTATTCTGGTTTCCATTGGCGGTAATGATCTGTTCCGCGGCTCCGATATTCTGGGAGAGTCGACTGAAGGCCAGGGACCGGCAACACCAGGCCCGTCTCCATCAGCAGCCGCTGAGAAGCAGGATACTGTAAGCTCAGTCCATGCGACAGGAATCATTGACGGGAAGAACAGCGCTCTTGTTACTTCCACGCCTAAGCCGAATGAAGCCGAGTTAACGCCGGAGTCGCTTCTGGCTGCCTTGCCGGATGCCGCGAAGCGGCTCGGTGAGATCCTGCAGACGATTTCCGAGATTAATCCGCAGGCGCAAATTTTTTATGTGGGTCTATACAACCCCTTCGGAGATATTAAGGACCTGCTCGTGCCCGGGAATCAGGCGGCAACAGCCTGGAATAATGCCGCGATGGATATTATCAATACGCACAGCAATATGACCCTTGTTCCAACCTTTGATTTATTCAACCGCCATTTGGACAAGTATCTCTCAGGCGATCATTTTCACCCGAACGGCGACGGGTATCAGCGGATCAGTGAACGGATTATACAAGCGGTTCGATAA
- a CDS encoding zinc dependent phospholipase C family protein: MPNIWMHLEYGKQLAEEFKSEFPFLEDVETRPELYQLGCQGPDFLLYHSFLPWKKENRALRLGDLMHTENCGPVLLEFWKRAISLPSADLKNVQQYFLGFLTHHLLDRNLHPYINWKAGYKHRDHQRFEIVLDTVFMKRLKGIDTWRHAVWKKINVGSHLPLPIHTILYETAAAWYPDTKKLPAEMWHEAYLDMLLAHKCLYDPRGWKKSLLRGKARRLFSQQLSPAEEKLDYLNEKHGEWRHSALYSEVRTESVWELWEEALAEGRTVLRALGSWLNSSVPAEASRALEKFKEVLGDRSYDTGKDCSSKLKNLYAEPIWEAGIIS, encoded by the coding sequence ATGCCTAATATTTGGATGCATCTGGAGTATGGTAAGCAGCTTGCGGAGGAATTCAAGAGTGAGTTTCCTTTTCTGGAGGATGTGGAGACTCGTCCTGAGCTGTACCAGCTAGGCTGCCAAGGACCGGATTTTCTGCTGTATCACAGCTTTCTGCCCTGGAAAAAAGAGAACCGTGCGCTTCGGCTCGGCGATCTTATGCATACGGAGAACTGCGGTCCTGTGCTGCTCGAATTCTGGAAACGGGCCATATCCCTGCCCTCTGCCGACCTGAAGAATGTGCAGCAATATTTCCTGGGCTTCCTCACCCACCATCTGCTGGACCGTAATCTTCATCCTTATATCAATTGGAAAGCAGGCTACAAGCACCGTGACCATCAGCGTTTCGAGATCGTTCTTGATACGGTGTTCATGAAGCGGCTGAAAGGAATTGATACCTGGCGGCATGCGGTCTGGAAAAAAATCAATGTCGGCTCCCATCTGCCTCTCCCCATTCACACCATTCTTTACGAAACTGCAGCTGCCTGGTATCCTGACACGAAAAAACTGCCTGCTGAAATGTGGCATGAGGCCTATCTCGATATGCTCCTGGCGCATAAATGCCTATACGATCCGAGGGGCTGGAAGAAATCGCTCCTGCGGGGTAAAGCCCGCCGTCTTTTCTCACAGCAGCTGTCCCCTGCCGAGGAGAAGCTTGATTACTTGAATGAAAAACATGGTGAATGGCGGCATTCAGCACTCTACTCGGAGGTACGGACCGAAAGCGTCTGGGAGCTGTGGGAGGAAGCGCTGGCAGAAGGACGTACGGTACTGCGTGCTCTTGGCTCGTGGCTGAACAGTTCAGTACCGGCCGAGGCCTCCCGGGCACTGGAGAAATTCAAAGAGGTGCTGGGCGACCGCTCGTATGACACAGGTAAGGATTGCAGCAGCAAGCTTAAAAATCTGTACGCCGAACCGATCTGGGAGGCAGGAATTATCTCCTGA
- a CDS encoding CAP domain-containing protein, producing MKSKTVRAMIGGSVAAVMALSISLPLQADAATSNAVEGSTMSFAQLMQNFTQYSNKAFSFNGTTVTVFKFKPVVVPQKTTAPAATAKPVATPAPVATPATAKPATPAPTATAKLAATPAPTAKPAATTAPAAAVNAQATYVKQIVDLVNKERAAAGLSPVSALDSLNKVAAAKATDMRTNNYFSHTSPTYGSPFDMMATFGITYRAAGENIAMGQKSPQEVMTAWMNSEGHRANILSANFNYIGVGYDNNYWVQEFIGK from the coding sequence ATGAAGAGCAAGACTGTAAGAGCAATGATAGGTGGTAGTGTAGCAGCTGTTATGGCGCTAAGCATTTCTCTACCATTACAAGCGGATGCTGCAACCAGCAACGCAGTTGAAGGATCAACTATGAGCTTTGCCCAACTCATGCAAAATTTCACTCAATATAGCAATAAGGCATTTTCTTTTAACGGTACGACAGTGACGGTATTTAAATTCAAACCGGTAGTTGTACCTCAGAAGACAACGGCTCCTGCAGCAACAGCAAAACCAGTGGCAACACCAGCACCTGTAGCTACACCAGCAACGGCGAAACCAGCGACACCAGCACCGACAGCAACAGCGAAACTAGCAGCAACACCGGCGCCGACAGCGAAACCTGCGGCAACTACAGCTCCGGCTGCAGCAGTAAACGCTCAAGCTACGTATGTGAAGCAGATTGTGGACCTTGTGAACAAAGAACGTGCCGCGGCCGGATTGTCTCCGGTAAGTGCGCTGGACAGTCTGAATAAGGTGGCAGCTGCTAAGGCAACAGATATGCGTACTAATAATTATTTCTCCCATACTTCACCTACGTACGGTTCACCTTTTGATATGATGGCGACATTCGGTATTACGTACCGGGCAGCAGGCGAGAACATCGCCATGGGCCAGAAATCACCTCAGGAGGTAATGACTGCCTGGATGAACAGTGAGGGTCACCGTGCTAACATTTTAAGCGCGAATTTCAATTACATTGGTGTGGGTTATGACAATAACTACTGGGTACAGGAATTCATCGGCAAATAA
- a CDS encoding WG repeat-containing protein, protein MLRIKLNELAKGMDSGPLQAEVWKWDGIGWNEAVAQQEEDFIRADDDLFVTIPAEEGLYRIDYSIKPLETLYLLTDGEGSGLRAEVLHPAPFKLKEGTLWGYINNEGRTVIEPRYDYAEDFQDNGLAIVQRRDSSGLIDSSGREKVKPVYSFIAPYAEGLAVVSDAKGYTFIDEKGKEVTSARYDYLNSLHEGRALFSKQSTTGNSRYGYLNAQGKEVLPPVYLDAGDFMNGTALVKVSEGEYALINPEGTVLHTYKHPFVGNPGDGLLAYQETENGKYGYLNLDGGVAIKPQFTAALPFSKGRAVINTAEDYGNANGLIDKQGKQVVPATYYEVQQLGEDRVALGTPVYADQPYRGSRYVIADAGTGRILSNHPLLGVNNYQHGLASVYDAKDTYFIDKSGKKASQPPVIAGAGTLSLSGSLIRADIDQRTAYYDRKGKQVWRQNGVIPLRPPYSVLEKKYKPNRDYLVYYPVIEGIASTEVSKAVNDKLRSLSHAEGVGSGGPAQDFSYTGDFAVEFFRKNLLVLELSGYNFPFGAAHGMPTRIYEHINLRSGRFYTLSDLFKPGSKYVEKLSEIVGKQIATDPQYSYVFPDTYKGITADQPFYVDEAALYLYFAPYEIAPYAAGFPTFRIPYAEIMGLISTEGDFWQSYH, encoded by the coding sequence ATGCTGAGGATTAAGCTGAATGAGCTGGCAAAAGGAATGGATAGCGGCCCGCTGCAGGCGGAAGTGTGGAAGTGGGACGGGATCGGGTGGAACGAAGCTGTTGCCCAGCAGGAAGAGGATTTCATCCGTGCAGATGATGATCTGTTCGTCACGATCCCCGCAGAAGAGGGATTGTACCGTATAGACTACTCCATAAAACCGCTGGAAACACTTTACCTCCTGACTGATGGGGAAGGAAGCGGACTGCGGGCAGAAGTGCTCCATCCGGCGCCTTTTAAGCTAAAAGAAGGGACGCTGTGGGGATATATCAACAACGAAGGGCGGACGGTGATTGAACCGAGGTATGATTATGCCGAGGATTTTCAGGATAACGGTCTGGCCATTGTTCAGCGCAGGGACAGCAGTGGTCTGATTGACAGCAGCGGACGCGAGAAGGTAAAACCAGTCTATTCGTTTATCGCTCCGTATGCGGAAGGCCTGGCGGTCGTTTCGGATGCAAAGGGCTACACCTTCATTGATGAAAAAGGTAAAGAGGTAACTTCTGCGCGGTATGACTATTTGAATTCACTGCATGAAGGCCGGGCGCTTTTCTCTAAACAGAGCACAACAGGGAATTCAAGGTACGGATACCTGAATGCACAGGGCAAAGAAGTACTGCCCCCGGTGTATCTGGATGCGGGCGATTTCATGAACGGTACAGCACTTGTTAAAGTCAGCGAGGGAGAATATGCGCTGATAAACCCTGAGGGTACTGTTCTGCATACGTATAAACATCCTTTTGTCGGCAATCCGGGGGATGGACTGCTGGCTTATCAGGAGACGGAGAACGGTAAATACGGGTATCTCAATCTGGACGGCGGTGTCGCGATCAAACCGCAATTTACTGCTGCGTTACCCTTTTCTAAAGGAAGAGCGGTCATCAATACTGCGGAGGATTACGGCAACGCCAACGGTCTAATCGATAAGCAGGGCAAGCAGGTTGTTCCGGCCACCTATTATGAAGTGCAACAGCTCGGTGAAGACCGGGTCGCTCTGGGAACTCCGGTCTATGCAGACCAGCCGTACCGCGGGTCCCGCTATGTCATTGCCGATGCCGGAACTGGCAGAATTCTCAGCAATCATCCGCTGCTAGGGGTGAACAATTATCAGCACGGGCTGGCCTCCGTCTATGATGCTAAAGACACCTATTTTATTGACAAAAGCGGCAAAAAAGCATCGCAGCCACCCGTCATTGCCGGAGCAGGCACACTCTCCTTGAGCGGTAGCCTGATCCGCGCGGATATTGATCAGCGGACAGCCTATTACGACCGTAAGGGCAAGCAGGTGTGGCGTCAAAATGGGGTTATTCCGCTCAGACCGCCTTACTCCGTGCTGGAGAAGAAATATAAACCAAACCGGGACTATCTGGTTTATTATCCGGTAATAGAGGGGATTGCCAGCACAGAGGTATCCAAAGCTGTTAATGACAAGCTGCGCAGCCTTTCTCATGCCGAGGGGGTGGGAAGCGGAGGTCCGGCGCAGGATTTCAGCTACACGGGTGATTTTGCCGTAGAATTTTTCCGCAAAAATCTGCTCGTGCTTGAGCTCAGCGGCTATAACTTCCCGTTTGGCGCTGCACATGGCATGCCTACCCGGATCTATGAGCATATCAATCTGCGCAGCGGCAGGTTCTATACGCTCAGCGACTTATTCAAGCCGGGCAGCAAATATGTGGAGAAGCTTAGCGAGATTGTCGGCAAGCAGATCGCTACCGACCCGCAGTATTCCTACGTTTTCCCGGATACGTACAAAGGCATTACGGCGGATCAGCCTTTTTATGTGGATGAAGCTGCACTGTATCTATATTTTGCACCTTATGAGATCGCACCCTACGCCGCAGGATTCCCAACCTTCCGAATTCCATATGCTGAGATTATGGGGCTGATCTCTACCGAAGGAGACTTCTGGCAGTCCTATCATTAA
- a CDS encoding ABC transporter permease, producing MEAAKKYFISDLRVMLGRSMRHIFRSMDTIFTVCVTPIAMMLLFVYVFGGAIESGSDNYVNYLLPGILLMAIASGVAYVAYRLFLDKQRGIMERFHSMPIARSTVLWGHVLTSVVSNVISVAVIILVALIMGFRSSAGVLSWLAVAGILVLFTLALTWIAAIAGLSAKTVEGASAFSYPLIFLPFISSAFVPTDSMPKAVRMFADNQPVTSIVEAIRALLSGQPVGNDIWVALAWCLGIMIVAYLFAVRAYKRSAA from the coding sequence ATGGAAGCTGCAAAAAAATATTTTATCAGCGACTTGAGAGTCATGCTCGGACGTTCCATGCGCCATATTTTCCGCAGTATGGATACCATCTTTACGGTCTGCGTCACTCCGATTGCAATGATGCTGCTGTTCGTCTATGTGTTCGGCGGTGCAATTGAGAGTGGCAGTGATAATTATGTAAACTACCTGTTGCCCGGCATACTGCTTATGGCTATTGCCAGCGGGGTGGCCTACGTGGCATACCGCCTGTTTTTGGATAAGCAAAGGGGCATTATGGAGCGGTTCCACTCCATGCCGATTGCGCGTTCCACCGTGCTGTGGGGGCATGTGCTGACCTCGGTGGTGTCCAATGTCATTTCTGTTGCCGTCATCATTCTCGTAGCGCTCATTATGGGCTTTCGCTCTTCGGCCGGGGTACTGTCCTGGCTAGCCGTAGCAGGTATACTAGTGCTGTTTACACTGGCTCTGACTTGGATCGCGGCCATTGCCGGGCTGTCTGCAAAAACGGTGGAGGGAGCAAGCGCATTTTCCTATCCGTTGATCTTCCTGCCGTTCATCAGCTCGGCCTTTGTACCGACCGACTCGATGCCGAAGGCCGTACGCATGTTTGCTGATAATCAGCCGGTAACCTCAATCGTGGAAGCGATCCGTGCGCTGCTCTCCGGTCAGCCGGTGGGCAATGATATATGGGTGGCTTTAGCCTGGTGCTTAGGGATAATGATCGTCGCTTATCTGTTTGCAGTGCGCGCGTACAAACGGAGTGCAGCTTAA
- a CDS encoding ABC transporter ATP-binding protein — MEQAIQVKGLRKSFKNTEVLKGVDFDVKRGEIFALLGSNGAGKTTIVRILSTLLKPDSGTVTVNGFDIASKPDLVRQSISLTGQFAAVDEILTGRENLIMIAKLRHLDHPRQVADDLLNRFGLTEAADRKPSTYSGGMRRRLDIALSLVGKPQVVFLDEPTTGLDPEARIEVWKIVKELSGSGTTVFLTTQYLEEAEQLADRIAILHEGRIIAGGTLAELKKLFPAAKVEYVEKQPTLEEIFLAIIGKKEAI; from the coding sequence ATGGAACAAGCAATTCAGGTTAAAGGTCTGCGAAAATCCTTCAAGAACACAGAAGTCTTAAAGGGCGTAGATTTTGATGTGAAGCGGGGTGAGATTTTCGCCCTGCTGGGCTCCAACGGCGCAGGCAAGACGACGATTGTCAGAATCCTGAGCACGCTGCTTAAACCGGACAGCGGAACCGTTACCGTTAATGGATTCGATATTGCCTCAAAACCGGATCTGGTACGGCAGTCGATTAGTCTGACGGGGCAATTTGCGGCGGTGGATGAGATTCTGACCGGACGGGAAAATCTGATCATGATTGCCAAGCTGCGGCATCTGGATCATCCGCGTCAAGTTGCGGACGATTTGCTGAACCGTTTCGGCTTAACTGAGGCCGCTGACCGTAAGCCGTCGACTTACTCGGGTGGTATGCGCCGCAGGCTCGACATCGCCTTGAGTCTTGTGGGTAAACCGCAGGTCGTTTTTCTCGACGAGCCAACCACCGGGCTTGACCCCGAAGCACGTATCGAGGTTTGGAAGATTGTAAAGGAGCTGTCGGGCAGCGGCACTACGGTATTCCTGACCACGCAGTATTTAGAGGAAGCAGAGCAGCTCGCCGACCGGATTGCCATTCTGCACGAGGGCAGGATTATCGCCGGCGGCACACTCGCGGAGCTGAAAAAGCTGTTTCCAGCCGCAAAGGTAGAATATGTTGAAAAACAGCCGACACTTGAGGAAATTTTCCTTGCGATCATCGGTAAAAAGGAGGCCATCTAA
- a CDS encoding DUF1048 domain-containing protein, translated as MRIRDIIEGKKEWRAHVARVKALPQDYQIVYKEMQKYLFKVGPVELTEGTGLLSGIIDLFEEGAALGKGVLEVTGSDVAAFCDDLIKDSKTYADIYQESANQEVNKAIKKTTDKTK; from the coding sequence ATGAGAATAAGAGATATCATTGAAGGCAAAAAAGAGTGGCGGGCACACGTGGCGCGTGTCAAAGCGCTCCCGCAGGATTATCAGATTGTCTATAAAGAGATGCAAAAATACCTGTTTAAAGTCGGTCCTGTAGAACTAACCGAGGGAACGGGTTTGCTATCGGGGATTATTGATCTGTTTGAAGAAGGCGCGGCCTTGGGCAAAGGGGTGCTTGAAGTAACCGGAAGTGACGTGGCCGCTTTCTGTGATGATCTGATTAAAGACTCCAAGACTTACGCTGATATATATCAAGAATCCGCTAACCAAGAAGTGAACAAGGCTATCAAAAAGACAACGGATAAAACAAAGTAA
- a CDS encoding DUF1048 domain-containing protein, protein MNFWEKITGSDMTKEFKAFETRAKKLPADYQAAWEKIKANLWTHSDFTGRNLMPILDGVLGLLEETAADGQSVHEALGDDIKGFCSALAGEEGAKSYRDKWREQLNHNVAKKLGK, encoded by the coding sequence ATGAATTTTTGGGAAAAAATCACCGGAAGTGACATGACTAAAGAATTTAAAGCTTTTGAAACGCGAGCCAAAAAGCTGCCGGCAGATTATCAGGCCGCATGGGAAAAAATCAAAGCCAACCTTTGGACGCACTCGGATTTCACCGGCCGTAATCTCATGCCTATTCTTGACGGTGTGCTTGGCCTGCTGGAAGAAACGGCGGCGGACGGCCAGAGCGTCCATGAGGCTTTGGGTGACGACATCAAAGGCTTCTGCTCCGCGCTCGCCGGCGAAGAAGGGGCAAAGTCCTATCGTGATAAGTGGCGCGAGCAGCTCAACCATAATGTCGCCAAAAAATTAGGTAAATAG
- a CDS encoding PadR family transcriptional regulator, producing the protein MLKGVLEGSVLEIISRKETYGYEITRQLNALGFTDVVEGTVYTILIRLEKNKLVEITKKPSDIGPPRKFFAINDAGRAELQRFWEKWEFVSSKISELKENRL; encoded by the coding sequence ATGCTCAAAGGCGTGCTTGAGGGTAGTGTTCTTGAAATTATAAGCCGCAAAGAAACCTACGGCTACGAAATTACACGGCAGCTGAATGCCCTCGGCTTCACAGACGTTGTAGAAGGAACAGTGTATACCATTCTGATCCGGCTTGAAAAAAACAAACTGGTGGAGATCACCAAAAAGCCGTCCGACATCGGACCGCCGCGAAAGTTTTTCGCGATCAACGACGCGGGACGCGCTGAGCTGCAAAGATTCTGGGAAAAGTGGGAGTTCGTATCTTCAAAAATTAGCGAGTTAAAGGAGAACAGATTATGA
- a CDS encoding VOC family protein, producing MKHLGTMNVDVITLFVEDLLKTKAFYQDVFKLSTVYEDEVSAVFSFGNMSINLLAISEADGLIQPGKVASPQDGSRFQFTIRVEDIDAEINELMKSGVVLLNGPLNRPWGVRTAAFADPAGHVWELAQQLV from the coding sequence ATGAAGCATTTAGGAACGATGAATGTGGATGTAATTACGTTATTTGTAGAGGATTTGCTTAAGACGAAAGCTTTTTACCAGGATGTATTTAAATTGTCTACCGTTTACGAGGATGAGGTGTCAGCGGTATTCAGCTTCGGAAATATGAGCATTAATCTACTTGCTATTTCAGAAGCGGATGGCCTGATCCAGCCAGGTAAAGTCGCCAGCCCGCAGGACGGATCACGGTTTCAGTTTACAATCCGGGTAGAAGATATAGACGCTGAAATTAACGAGCTTATGAAAAGCGGAGTGGTGCTGCTGAATGGCCCATTGAACCGCCCGTGGGGAGTACGAACAGCTGCCTTCGCGGATCCGGCGGGTCATGTCTGGGAGCTTGCGCAGCAACTGGTCTAA
- a CDS encoding ATP-binding protein yields MIFFENRANRYNQKLLVLMSAVTMVLCMVKPIKLEMGYIYDLRYIPFILVALFGGYKNVLLLYVILNLTRFYVGGPGTLPSFLFSTAMLLLVPSLSKWFIKLSARRRISWATILAMLTMGVYLIVLGVMKGTLDDQFWTLTVYALTTHAVVMSIIMILIEQIITNIKNRDRVLQSERLNVVSELAASVSHEMRNPLTVTSGFLQLLNKSKTITPEEKRYVEFSLLELNRAEKIISDYLSFAKPQSDNMVFSNMKEEAEYTMNIIKPFATTHKVEVHFSFSNTLNISYDKNQIQQGLINLYKNGIEAMKDKGGGILSIHFSEKKQDIVITIRDTGIGMTKEEISRLGKPYYSTKEEGTGLGMLMAYSAVNKVKGNIEVESEKGKGTTFRITIPT; encoded by the coding sequence GTGATTTTCTTTGAAAATAGAGCAAACCGCTATAATCAAAAACTTCTTGTACTCATGTCTGCCGTTACGATGGTTCTGTGCATGGTTAAGCCCATCAAGCTGGAAATGGGGTACATTTACGATCTCCGGTATATTCCGTTCATTCTTGTGGCACTTTTTGGCGGATATAAGAACGTCCTTCTGTTGTATGTAATATTAAATTTAACCCGCTTCTATGTTGGAGGGCCCGGTACGCTTCCATCCTTCCTATTCTCAACGGCTATGCTGCTGCTGGTGCCATCTTTGAGTAAATGGTTCATCAAGCTAAGCGCGAGGCGCCGGATCTCGTGGGCAACCATCCTGGCGATGTTAACGATGGGGGTTTATCTGATTGTCCTCGGGGTGATGAAAGGTACACTGGATGATCAATTCTGGACGCTTACCGTGTATGCCTTAACGACACATGCGGTTGTGATGAGTATTATTATGATTCTAATAGAGCAGATCATCACCAATATTAAGAACCGTGACCGGGTACTGCAATCAGAGCGTCTGAACGTTGTTAGTGAGCTGGCGGCAAGTGTGTCCCATGAAATGAGGAATCCGCTTACGGTGACCAGCGGCTTTCTGCAGCTGTTAAACAAATCCAAGACCATCACGCCTGAGGAAAAAAGGTATGTGGAGTTTTCACTGCTGGAACTAAACCGTGCGGAGAAGATCATCAGTGATTATCTTTCTTTTGCCAAGCCGCAGTCTGACAACATGGTCTTCTCCAATATGAAAGAAGAAGCGGAGTATACCATGAACATCATCAAGCCCTTCGCAACTACCCACAAAGTAGAGGTCCATTTCAGTTTCAGCAATACGCTGAATATAAGCTACGACAAGAATCAAATTCAGCAAGGCCTGATTAATCTTTACAAAAACGGGATTGAGGCCATGAAAGATAAAGGCGGAGGGATCCTCTCGATTCATTTCTCGGAAAAGAAGCAGGACATCGTGATCACGATCCGCGACACGGGAATTGGTATGACCAAGGAAGAAATCTCGCGCCTTGGCAAGCCGTATTATTCGACCAAGGAAGAAGGAACGGGCCTGGGCATGCTTATGGCTTACAGTGCTGTCAATAAGGTAAAAGGGAATATAGAGGTGGAAAGCGAGAAAGGCAAGGGTACAACCTTCCGGATTACGATTCCTACCTGA
- a CDS encoding leucine-rich repeat domain-containing protein has translation MSTRLIKRFISFSLVVLLLPATAVWAASVITDPVLAKAIRTELKLRADTELKAANLQKLESLYINGSRPKVRTVQGLEYAVNMQSLILPNQNIRSIRPLGNLKELTFLALDGNQLTDLSPVAKLSSLRTLTMDGNQIKSLAPLKNLNKLSSLLANRNLVEDLSPIRNLKLDWLFLGDNNIQDLTPLKNHPTLEHLFLEDNFIRDIEVLETIPNLQEVSLSNNPLGEQAEQVIRHLEDNGVTVEWDNNGDSQLE, from the coding sequence ATGTCTACCAGGCTAATCAAACGTTTTATCTCGTTCTCGTTAGTTGTTTTATTACTTCCGGCCACGGCGGTTTGGGCCGCTTCCGTGATCACGGACCCGGTATTGGCGAAAGCCATCCGGACGGAATTGAAGCTGCGGGCGGATACTGAGCTGAAGGCAGCTAATCTGCAGAAGCTGGAATCATTATATATCAACGGTTCCAGGCCTAAAGTTAGAACTGTACAAGGTCTCGAATACGCCGTGAACATGCAGAGTCTGATCCTGCCAAATCAAAATATAAGGTCGATTAGACCGTTGGGCAACCTGAAAGAGTTAACGTTTCTGGCGTTAGACGGGAATCAGCTTACGGACCTTTCACCAGTTGCAAAATTAAGCTCGCTGCGAACTCTGACCATGGACGGTAACCAGATTAAAAGTCTGGCCCCGCTAAAAAATCTGAATAAGCTGTCCTCACTTCTGGCCAACAGGAATCTGGTAGAAGATCTAAGTCCTATCCGGAATTTGAAGTTAGACTGGCTATTTTTGGGCGATAATAACATTCAAGATCTGACGCCGCTAAAGAATCATCCGACCTTGGAGCATCTTTTTCTGGAAGATAACTTTATCCGCGATATTGAAGTGCTCGAAACGATACCAAATCTGCAGGAAGTCTCGTTGTCGAATAATCCGCTGGGTGAACAGGCGGAGCAGGTTATCCGGCATTTAGAGGACAATGGTGTCACAGTAGAATGGGACAATAACGGCGATTCTCAGCTGGAATAG
- a CDS encoding YiaA/YiaB family inner membrane protein: MQKVVRDNTEDREIRLENPKHRMRNTSAFTGMAIAGLVIGYAMFFIGLYNAPFELNVKGYYIAVILLISYSAIGVQKVTRDNAEDKDNLAELESKRDYQG; encoded by the coding sequence ATGCAGAAGGTTGTCCGGGACAATACGGAAGATCGAGAAATCCGCCTGGAAAACCCTAAACACCGGATGAGGAATACATCAGCTTTTACAGGTATGGCTATTGCAGGTTTAGTAATCGGGTATGCGATGTTCTTCATTGGTCTTTATAACGCTCCATTTGAATTAAATGTAAAAGGATATTACATAGCTGTTATTCTGTTAATTTCGTATAGCGCGATTGGCGTTCAGAAAGTGACAAGGGATAACGCAGAAGACAAAGATAATCTTGCCGAGCTGGAATCCAAAAGAGATTACCAGGGCTAA